The DNA segment TTGCCGAAAATAATTCAAGCTGTCTCGATGGTTTTTCAAGTGTAAGTGCATTAATTGCAAGATAGTATAATGGCTGACCATGCCAATATTGATCTAAAAAGTTAGTCGCAATTGCTGTAAGTGTTTTTGAATCATTTAATGGTTTACTGACTTTAATTTTTTCTTTTATACGGCCTAAGTCTGATTTAAAGCTAATAGAGTATATTTGGCATAGTAAATGATGTTTTCTTAGCCTTGAAGCGAGTCGTTGAGCTAAATTAACTAAAACGCCATAAATTAGATATTTATCACACGTTGCAGGTGGTAAAATTTTACTATGTCCCATTGACTTTGGCTCATCATATTCATTTGACTGCACAGGAAATGGATCGTGACCTAAACAAGTCATATATAATCGACGACCAATATCACCAAACCTTGATGCTAGAATAGCTTGAGGAAATCTTTGCATATCTTGACAATGGATAACTCCTCTGTCATTTAAATACTTAGTAATATGCTTACCAATACCACAAATATCTTTTACAGGCGTTAATGCCATAGCTTGTTTAATATCTGATGGTTCAATGATCGTTGTATTGCCTTTATTTAATTTGGCGCAAAACTTAGCCGTTAGTTTGCCTTCTGAAATGCCAATACTACATCTTAAGCCTCCACTTGCTTTAAAAATTGTTTTTCTAATAAGTGTTGCTAGATGTTCAATAGAATTATGTAAATGTAATATGGGTTTTAAATCAAGAAAGGCTTCATCAATTGAAAATACTTCAACTATTGGCGTAATGCTATACAGTGATGACATGATATTTATAGAAATCTTTGCATATCTTTCTGGTCTTGAAGCTCTACGTATTAAATAAGGGCAAACAGTCAATGCATCCTTTAGTTTCCAACCAGTTTTAATGCCATATTTGCGTGCTTCATAGCTGCTGGTAATAATTGTGCTACCAACTTCACCATTTGTCACAACAATAGGCTGGCCATGTAGATAAGGAAAGTCTAACTGTTCAACAGAAGCAAAAAAACTTTGCATATCAATATGAGCCACACATGTTGGCCATTCTTCCAAAAATAATTTCATAATCTAGTTATAAATTTCACTTGAGTAAACTTTTTGTAAATCTTAATATTAACTATAATTGCAAAATTGTAAAAAATAAAATGAAAAACGTAGCACAAAATATAATAAATTTATTATGTAATATGCAAAGTAAAGAAAATCAATTAGTTATAAATATAGAAGTTAGTGTATGTGTGATGGTGTAATTTATCAGTTTAGAAATAAGCATATTAAAACTTATTTTTCAAAGCCTAAAAGTACACTACTAGTTTTATTAGATAATGGTGAAATAGAGCAACATACTTGGGGGCGTAGGAAAGGGCAATCAGGGTTTTTACCATTGGGTGGCTGGGCAAGAAAAACATCGTTAGATAAAGGTATTTGGAATCAGTGGTTTCCAAAATTTGTACCTTTATTAATCAATGAGTTTATGGAGAAAGATAAAAATTATAATAGTCACTGGTTTTCAGTCATTAAAGGAAAATATATCCAAGGTGTTCTTCTAAGATGTGAGTCTGAAACACGTGTTTATGTTGTAACCATTGAACCACCAGAAGAGGCTATACATAATCGATGGCCTTTAATTAAGAATTTTGAAACTGTATGTTAGAGAAGATAATGCGTAGTTTGAATAGTTAGTCTTTGGCATAAAAAATATTTTCTTGTGTTTTAGTTTTTTGTTGTTGATTTTGCTGCTCATAGAAAGTATTAGCTGGTTGAGTAATATTCGGATCTGGCAAATGCGAAACATTAGGTAAGTCATATACACTTGGAGTCTCTGCACTAGCAGTAGGTGTTGGAGGTGCATTTCTAGGAGGATGTTCAAATGCTTTAAATGGCTCTATACCTAAACCAGGTGGAATTGCAGTTAGAGGTCTTTGTAGAGACTTTGTAGTTTTAGTAGCTGGGCCTTCTTCAAATATTAAAAACTGATCACTTATGGAGTGGGAAAAATCACTAGAAAATTTAGTACAATGCGTTTCAAAAAAATAGAGTCTATTTTTTGATGGATAGTCATTTTCTTTAAAATCATTATAAGCTTCACTGTAAGTTTTAAACTCTGATTCCGAAGCAACATTTTTACTTTTTAGTGATTGATGTGTAAAGTTTGTATAGTCATTTTTCTCTATTAGAAAATCATTGGCTTTTTTGAAGTATTCATTAGGTGAAGTACCAAAAAATGAAAACTTAATTTCAGAGGCTATTATTCTTGATTGTATTAATAACTTTTCAAGCGTGCACTGATAGTAATCAACTATAATTGCATGATATTTTGGATCGCTATTTTGTAGCTGTTCTAAGAATTTTTCATCTAATTTTAACAATGATCGAGTTAAATCAAGCATGATAATACCATGCTCTTTACTTTTAGAATAATTTCTAGCAATTTCTAATCCAAACTTTATATTGCAAGATACACCTAATTTAAGGTAATGAACTCTATCAGCTAAGATAGGTCCTAAGAGTGTTTCAGTTGTTTGTTGTGGTTGATAATCATGTGAATAGTTAGAAGAACTACTTGAAGAACTATTACTTATACTAGAACTAAATGATATTGGAGTATTGGTTTGATCATAAGTATAAGAGCTTCCATGTGCTGTCATAGATGAACTTGAAATAGGGGAGCTAAAACTTGAGCTATGACTATGATATGTATAAGAAGGGTATGGAGATGGCGTAAAAATACTTGGAGATGGTGGTTCTGGATAATAATTTAAATTAGGAGTCATATATCCGTGGTGAGATGGTGTAGCATTAAAATGAGATGATTCTGATGTTAGTGTATAATATTGACTGTAAGCATAAGGGGCAAGTTGAGGGTTGTAGTTACCTGACTGGCTAATAAATATAGATTGATCCATTTGGACTGGCTTATCAGGGTAGAAATCAGCACAGTGTTTGTCAAAGAAAAAAGGATTATTTTTAGAAATTAAACCATCATTTAACTCGCTTTTTTCACTCTGTGATAATGCTGATATTTCTTGATAAACATCGTTGTAATGAAGAAAGCCTTCACGTAAAGCAATACGATTATCCGATAATAAATCACGCCAGTTTTTTTGTCTAAAAAGAGAGTCTTCAGATTGCATTTTTAAAGAGTGTATAACTACGTTATCAAGTTTATTTTTTATCAATTTGTAAGAAGGAGAAGTAAACTGTTGGAAAGAAGCTGGTGATTTGCCTGCAGTTGTGAGTATTAGTAAAGATTGTAGTGTTAACCTTTCAAGCATTACATGATAATCTTCAAATAATTTTTTATCTTGATCTTCATAATCTGTTAAATTCACATTAAATTTATAATTTAAAAGTTCTAATGAGTGGATCATGTCAGCAATCATTCTATCTTTATGCTTGTTTAATACTTTGCTTTGAGCCTTTTTTAATGCATCTATTAGACTTTCTGTGATTTTATTATATAACTGACGGCTATAAATCATTGCAACACCCACCTGATCATATTTTTTTAAATGTAGAAATTATTTTACTAATTTTTAAGAAGTAATTGAATATAAGATATATTTCAAAAATTTTATAAATTTTAATTATTTGTTTATTGGTCTATATATTTGTGATATAAAAAATAATTTGTTTAAAATTATATTAGTTATAGTTTTAAATTAACGAGGTGCAGTTTGTATTGTTACATTTATTTGTATTGAACGTGTATTTTTATGTGCAAAAAATTGATAATATTTATAAAACATAGCGTTATACTAATTTAGTATTCATAAGTGGGTTGTATATATGTCTATCAATAAAATAACATTTCGTAGTCATGAAGGTGATCGTGATATTATTGTTGTCAATGGGTATGCGTTTTATAGATCAACTGGCAGTAATTCACGTATGCCAGGCGTCTGGTTTCCATTTTATGGTATAAATACAAACTCTATTAAGTATGGTTGGCTCATAAAACCTGAAAATCCAAAACTTTTTTTAGGAAATGAATTAATGTCTGATCCTTATTTTTCAAAGATATGGAGTAATGATGTTATTAGTAGATTTGGTAATTTAGAAACAGCATATATATCTTATTGTTTAGGTGGTGATATATGGAATTTAGCAAAGCAAAGTTATTATAATTTAATAAATCCAATACATGATAGATATGGTTTTCATACAACCTTTATAAGATTTTTTGATGATCATAAAATTAACTTGAAACAAACTTATGAGGTTAATGATAAGTCTGATTTAGTTACTAAAAGTATTCATGATGTAAATGAGTGGTTAAAGAGCCAAAATACAATTTATTTTAATGATGATATTAGTAAGAGGGTAAATTTTCCAAGCGCAGTAAGCTTAAAAACTAGTAACTCTTCTCTAATATATCAATTGACAGATGAAGAGTATGCTAAAAGTAAATTATTAAGAATTATAGATAAAGTATTAAATGAAAATAATCAATCTACAGAGAAATTTAAAGCAATTACTGTTCTTAGAAACCATATAGAAAGTAATCATGATATGTCATTAGAAGATTTACAAATTGATTTATTACAATTTGAACGTTTAGTAAGCCATAAAAGAATAGGTTTCCGATCAGTAGGTTCTGAAGCAAATAGCTATAGTAATGTTAAGAATGACATTAGAAGTCTTAGGAAAACTATGGGTTTAGATGATGATCAGAATAATATTGACCAATTTATTAAGCAAAAACAAATAGCGCATGGTGGGGTGTTTACATTCTCTGATTATATTCAAGGCCATCAACATGAAATCTCAAATTTAGAAAGTTAACTTAGATTTATTTATATTTAAACTTCACTTGGCAACCAATGCCCATTTTCAACAAGGTCCGTTGACAATTGTCTAAAATTCATAAAAACAAATAGTTAATATTGAGACGCGATAAATCGACGTCTCTACAAATGGTATTGATTTGCATTAGGTTTTTTCTGTTAAATAATTAGTATTAATTCAAACAATAAGAATTAATTATCTATTATGTAATAATTTTATATATCTTTTACATTGTATTGCATGTAAATATCCTATATTTAATAAGTAACTAAGCACTAATTGGAAATAAATTATGAAATATACATTATCTTTATGTGTAGGTATTTCAAGCATATTAATAGCAGTAAGTGCTTTTGCAAGCAGCTTTAGAGAAATTGATATATCAGTTGGAACAGTTATCGCTAATAAAACAACTAGTGATCTAACTTACTCGAGTAGATCTATACAAGGGGTTGGAAGTGATTTTACATCAATAGGTTATGCTCCATTTGGAGGTGCGATATCAAAAGGTTATTTATCTAGTGGTAATTCAACAACTATCTATTATAGTGATGGTATTATTGAAGAGCAAAAACCTGATAGTTTAGGAAATTTTTATATATTTCAAGATCAAAGCGACATTCCAATTTGTCAATTAAGTTATGCAAGTCATACGGTTAATTCTACTTATGTTAAAGTTACTTTAACAATTCAAAACTTTGCTAAACATAAAGATGTAACTTGTTCATTCAATCAAGATGGTTCTAATAATGTAGTTGGTATATCACAAAAATTTGGACCAGATGATGCTTCACCAACATTAATAAAACAATCAGGACCAATTGAATATTCGATAAATCCTAGTCAGTGGAATGGTGGGCATATCTATATTGTTCAGACAGAAGAAGACTAATTTTTTAAGTAGGAGATATTTAAAATGAAATACAAACCTTTTAACATAATGCTTATTAGTATTTTTGCTTTAACAATGCATATGGCATATGCTGCCTCTAATAAAGGTTATGTTTCTCTTGCAATACCAATATTAAATGAAACTTCAAGTGCTGTAGCTATTACTGTCATTCCTCAAGTAGGGCCAGGTAAAAGTAATGGTTATATGTGTGTTGATACATCAGCTGAAACAGATGATAATTGCAATTATAATACGCAGCAGCTTCCACCTTATCTAGCTAAGCCTGGCGATCCAGATATATATTTACATTATATAAATTCTGTTTATACTACAGATCCATCAGCAGATGGTAGTAAAGCGATCATCCATGCAACAGAAAATACTAACAGTAACAGCTATTATTATTGCGAAGTTAATTTTAGTCATGCATTTATTCAACAAACTGCAGCAAAAGATAAAAATGATACCATTGTTGCATTAACAACATACCCTAATTCCGATAAGACATGCATTTTTGATAATGGTGCCAGTGTTATCTACTGTGACCATCAAGATCATGATTCTGAATGCAGAACAAGTACAATAGAAATAATAGATAATTAATTTTGTATTACAGAAAAGATAATAAATGACTAGATCAGCGTACATGATCAACTATTGAAAACTAATTATAATATCTTTTCATCAAAGCGTTATATTTTACAGTAAGGCTTAATGTAATTTTTACTTTTACTAGATTTGATTTCAAAAGTAGTTTATTTGCCTCTTTTTTAAAATTTTTTGTGTAATTTAAAGTAAACATGCTCTCCTTCTAATTTTGAGATTATCAATGCCATTTTTTCTAGATAGGAATGAGTTTGAATTATAATAAATATCTAATAAATTAGATTAAAAATAAAATTGTATCATTGTAGATTTATTGTATTTTAAATATTTTATAGTATTAAAATATAAAATAATTTTTTATATAAAGTTAATTTATTTATCTATAAACAGAATAACCATTAAAATATTAACATTATATAACATTCATATATGTAATTATAACAATAAAATTATATATAAACCATTTATTTTTTAAATAGCTAATAGTTAATAAAGTAACTATAAAACAATAAAATATATTTAAATTTTAAGTTTTTATAACATAAAAATAACTATAAAATAAAGAGTTATGCTGTTATACAGAAAAATATAATTATTTTTGCTATAAAATGTTTGTCACATGTTTGATATGTGTGATTATAATAAATTCTAAAAAGTGTTTAAGAAAACTAAAACTTTGAAATAAAAGTCACTGTTATTAGGTTGTATAAAATAGGGGTTTGTTATTATGCCAATATTAGACGAATTAAAATTTATAAAAGCTGTTGAGTATGCTGATGAACATTATTTTTCCAAGCCATATGCAATTACACCGGTTGCAGATAGATGGTTTAATCAATTAGCAGTTATACGCTTTAAAAGTGGTAAAGTTATTCAAGTAAGTTCTGCAGATTATGTTGATATATTTGTTGAAGATAAAAAAATACCACAAGATCAAATTAGACTAGCTCGTAATTATTATTCAGAAAGAAAAAAGCTTAACCAAGCACTAAGTGATTTAAAAATAGAGAAAAAAAACTTAGAAATAAAAAACCAGGATCAAACTAACATTGATGAAAAAATTGTGCAAAAAACATCTGAATTAGAGCAGTTTGATGAAAATAAAAAAGAAGCCAAAGAATTATATAATTTAATCGTTGAAAAAGGCCGAAGTGCAATTGCAAAAGATGCTCTTGAAGAAAAATTTGGCGAAATTAATGAGATTATGTATAGACCAAATCATGGTTTAACACACTCTGTTAGAGCTGCCTATTATGTTACGGCCTTGCACGCCTTTCGTCAGAGTACTAAGCATCAATATAATTTAGATCATATACAAGTGCAAAAGCTTCAGCTAATGATGTTATTTAGCGTTGTTGGTAGAAAGGATGAAACTGGATTTGCTGATACGGGAAATAATATTACAGGAAATGAAACTTATGCAGGCTTTCGTACCGAATCAGGTAGGGCGTATTTGAAATATTGCCAAACTCATGCTATTGATCTGTATAATAATGATCGGGTTAAAATGTACCGTGATTCGATCATTGTTGAATTAATGGGGTATAGCTCAATTGGTGATGCTGTTAGACGAGGGAAAATTCCTGAAGTGTTAGTTGATTTTTTCCTATCTGAAAACCAGGATAAAAATAGAGATCAGGCAATTGAAGCAATTAAAAATAAAACTAGTCCCTACCATCTAGAAAAATTATATCCTACAGGATCACAGGAATGTTTAGAAGCCGATAAGATGCTCGCTATGATGAGAGATGCACATCAATTGGATTTAACACGTTGTTATGGGCTGTACCCAAATAAACTAGGCGCTTCTAACTCCATTGGAATTATTAATAGTTATTTATTTGATTCAGGTTTTTTTGATACAAAGGCTGGTGAACAATTAAGTGAAGAAAGTATCAATTTATTTTTTAAATTGATGCGTTATAACTTTGATTCATTTAAAGCAACAGGGCAATCTGCTGCATTTGATTTAATATCGATGGAGCTATTTGAAAAACACAAAGTCTTATTTCTACAAGCGCTACAAAACATATCAGATAGATTTCATAATATTACTCAGGAACAAAAAGAGGAACTTTTAGATGAAGCTTACAAATTTTATAAGGATAATAAAAAGGGGCTTATTTTAAAAGAAAATGCTTCTGAGGAAGAAGTTTTAACGCAATACAGACATGATAAACTGCTATCAGCTATAACAACCCATATTACTGGGCGATATGACACACTTGAAATGACTGAAGCAGTTGAAAAGGGTCAAGTACTGCTTGAGCCAGGTGTTTTATATATTAAGCCTGGAGAAAATAGCTTTAAATATATGACACTAGGTATGAATGCTCCTGTAGAAGTTCAAAAAACTGACTATAAATTGCTTGCTACAAAAGATATCTCAACTTATGAGAACATAGCTTCAGAGGAAGTGAAACCTTTAATTTTTGACATTGCAGCAAAAAGGGTAGATATTCTTATTAGTGAAAGGTTAAATTATAACAAGCAAACTTTAACTTTTCAAAATACACAGGCTAATGGTAAAACAGATCATCGAAGAAATGCAACTGAGGTTGTTGCAGCTTTAAGGGATGTTGCATTGCCATTTGATAGTGTTTATAAAGCATCTTTACCATTGGTTTCAGCAGTCTCGCAATTAAAATTAGAGAATCAAACACAGTTATTTTTCAAAACTGAAAGTGAAGCTGGTAAGTTTAAACTTACTTACGCTCGTCTTTATCCTGGATCTAAGTTTGAAGAAGAAAGTTTTAATGCAAGGAGGAAATTAACGATTGATTCAGATCATTTTAAACAAATCAAAGAAGGTAAGTTAGTTACTTTTGAGCGCGTGAGTGTTCCTAAGAAAATAACAAGGGATGATGATTTGGTAGATGAAAATGGTCGTCTAGAGTGTTTAAACTTGATTCAAGATAGTCAAGCTTTAGTTAGGCTTACTTCGACAACAGCACTTAATGGAGAAGCATTTCCTGATTACAAATACTTATTTAATGCATTGGAAAGGCCGTGGCAAGAACGTTATGTTCCAGGGTTTTCTAAGCTTGATGGTATAGATCAAGTTAATCGGGAGGTATATCACCATCCAGTAACACGTAAAATATATGAGCGGAAGTTAACTTTAAATACAACAGATATTCAATATCAATTGCCATTAACTCAACCTGAAAATTTTGAGGAAAAAAAAGATAGCTGGGCAATCAGAGAAAAACGTGATGCTGAAAAAAATACAATATATACAAAAAAGTTAGCACATAGTTTGCTACCACCTAATGGTATGATTAGTCCTTTTGGCGGCTTTACAAGTAAAGCAGCAATTTATTTTCCAATTGGTATTTTATCTGATATTAGACAGGTTGATTTAAAAGGTGAGCGTTATGTTTGGCCACAAAATATGGAGACTGTTCAAAAACGTTGGCTTCGTGGCTCCAATGCACAAACAAAAACAATTGCTGCTTTATTAGGGATGCAAGCAACTGAAGAAAATCATCAAGTTATATTTGCTCAAGGTCATCAACAAAGGCCTCAAGTAACTATTTTAGAAAACGAAAAAGTTTTAATTAACCAAGGAAATTATAAAAAACTTTTTGAAGCAATATTAAAGAAAGCAAAATTAATTGTCGATATACTTGATAACAAACACTATCATGCAGACGATCAGTTGCTTAATGATTTTAGATCAGCAGTCGGGCAACAAGCAGAGTTAATGATTGATATGATAATTCTTGCTGAACTTAAACGAATTGATAATGTTGAACCAACAATTGAAGAAATACATGACTTTAAGAAACAAATAGTACAAGGTAAATTCCCTAGTACTCTAAAGTTAATAGTTGAGCTTGAGAAATTTTACGGTGAATTAAGTCAAAGGTTTGAAAAAGCTTCACACCAAATGGTTGACAAGCATGCAGTTTCACTTGAAAAACTAGTCGAGATTCAAAAAAAGCACATACAGAAAAAAGAAGAAGAACAGAGTGTACCGTTAGGTAAACATAATGAGATACTTGCAAGTAATACAAAAAGTGCATTAAGGGCATTGTATGCGCCTTCTGATACGTTACTTTCTCGCTTAAATCTTGCCTATCATGCATTATTAATTAAAAATGAATATCAATATGATGTACCACTTTTAGTACTTAGCAAAGTTCAACAACCATATCACTATACAGAGGCTAAAATTAAACAAGACTTAAAAGATACAATTCACCATATTAAAAATTCAGACTTTCCTTTTGAGCAGGGAAAAGATGCATCATTACAAAAAGCGCTCTTATTAGATATATTTAAATTGGCTAAACCTGAGATAACTGATTTAAGTCAATTAGCACAAATTGATGGTCAAGATATAGACAGTACTATTAATATTATTTTGGATAAAATGGATTGTATTGGTAGCTTAAAGCGTGAAAAGCTACGGATGGATAAAATCCTTTGTCAAGAGAGTAATAATGCTGAAGAAAAAAGAGAACTTTTCTTGCGCTTAGCTTCTCTAGGGCATGCTAGTCTGCTCAATCATATGCTTGAGCATAAAGATTTCTCTGTAGAAGAAAAAGATTTAGAAGAAGCGATTAAACGTGCTGAATTAAATAAAAATAATGATGCTTTTGAATTGTTAGGCAGTTATAAAAACAATTTTGTTATTTGTGAAAAGATCAAATCGTCTTGTATTACGGCGCAACAAAACTTGGAAAATATCACACAATTGTTTGAACACAGTTTAGAGCTGCAACAAAAGGCATTGGAGTTAGAAACTGAATTAACTGATATTAAACGTGAACATTTTCAGGAAGTAAATAAAATATTTCTACTCGCAGATAAAACCTTATCGCAAGAGGAATTACTACAGTATAAAGTATCTCTAGAAAAGCTCAGTGATAAACTTAATGAAAAGTCACAGCAACTTGAGCAAAGAATGGATGTAATTTTACATGCAATAACAAAGCTAAAAAATGATGCAACTAATATGATACAGTACCAAGAATTACTTTTAGAGAGTGTAGAGGAGTTACCTAAACTACATGAATCCAAATGGGTTGATTTAAAAATAGCAAAATTGCATGAAATAACTAGTGAAGTTTCAAATATATTAAAAGACTGTGATAATAATTCACTCAGTTTACTAAATCTCGCAAATGTATTGAAATTAAGAGCAGATGAAGTTGGCCAAGTAGGTAAAGAAA comes from the bacterium SCSIO 12844 genome and includes:
- a CDS encoding DNA polymerase IV, translated to MQSFFASVEQLDFPYLHGQPIVVTNGEVGSTIITSSYEARKYGIKTGWKLKDALTVCPYLIRRASRPERYAKISINIMSSLYSITPIVEVFSIDEAFLDLKPILHLHNSIEHLATLIRKTIFKASGGLRCSIGISEGKLTAKFCAKLNKGNTTIIEPSDIKQAMALTPVKDICGIGKHITKYLNDRGVIHCQDMQRFPQAILASRFGDIGRRLYMTCLGHDPFPVQSNEYDEPKSMGHSKILPPATCDKYLIYGVLVNLAQRLASRLRKHHLLCQIYSISFKSDLGRIKEKIKVSKPLNDSKTLTAIATNFLDQYWHGQPLYYLAINALTLEKPSRQLELFSATEGDNKKDNRQQIKIDEIKDQINNRFGKGSVISATELQSKKANMIAVISPAWRPKGAKRSV